In one Triticum urartu cultivar G1812 unplaced genomic scaffold, Tu2.1 TuUngrouped_contig_6903, whole genome shotgun sequence genomic region, the following are encoded:
- the LOC125531239 gene encoding guanine nucleotide-binding protein subunit beta (The sequence of the model RefSeq protein was modified relative to this genomic sequence to represent the inferred CDS: added 90 bases not found in genome assembly): MASVAELKEKHAAATASVNSLRERLRQRRQTLLDTDVEKYSKAQGRTAVSFNPTDLVCCRTLQGHSGKVYSLDWTPEKNWIVSASQDGRLIVWNALTSQKTHAIKLHCPWVMTCAFAPNGQSVACGGLDSACSIFNLSSQADRDGNMPVSRVLTGHKGYVSSCQYVPDQETRLITGSGDQTCVLWDVTTGQRISIFGGEFPSGHTADVLSLSINSLNTNMFISGSCDTTVRLWDLRIASRAVRTYHGHEGDINSVKFFPDGQRFGTGSDDGTCRLFDMRTGHQLQVYNREPDRNDNELPIVTSVAFSISGRLLFAGYSNGDCYVWDTLLAEVVLNLGTLQNSHEGRISCLGLSSDGSALCTGSWDKNLKIWAFSGHRKIV; encoded by the exons ACGCTCCTCGACACCGACG TGGAGAAGTACTCCAAGGCGCAGGGGCGGACGGCGGTGAGCTTCAACCCCACGGATCTGGTCTGCTGCCGCACGCTGCAGGGCCACAGCGGGAAG GTATATTCTCTGGATTGGACTCCTGAGAAGAACTGGATAGTTAGTGCCTCACAAGATGGAAGACTAATTGTATGGAATGCTTTAACGAGTCAGAAAACACATGCCATAAAGCTACACTGTCCATGGGTGATGACATGTGCTTTTGCACCCAATGGTCAATCTGTTGCTTGTGGCGGTCTTGATAGTGCATGCTCTATATTCAACCTTAGCTCGCAAGCAGACAGAGATGGGAACATGCCAGTATCAAGAGTACTTACTGGACACAAAGGCTATGTTTCATCCTGTCAGTATGTCCCAGACCAGGAAACCCGCTTGATTACAGGCTCAGGTGACCAAACGTGTGTCCTGTGGGATGTTACTACTGGCCAGAGGATATCAATCTTTGGAGGTGAATTTCCATCAGGGCATACAGCTGATGTGTTAAG TCTGTCCATCAACTCGTTAAACACGAATATGTTTATCTCGGGTTCATGTGATACAACTGTAAGGCTATGGGATCTCAGGATTGCAAGTCGGGCAGTTCGGACATATCATGGACATGAGGGCGACATTAACAGTGTCAAGTTTTTCCCTGATGGTCAGAGGTTCGGTACTGGTTCAGATGATGGTACATGCAGATTATTTGACATGAGAACAGGCCATCAACTTCAAGTGTACAATCGGGAGCCTGATAGAAATGATAATGAGCTCCCTATTGTTACATCTGTCGCTTTTTCCATATCAGGAAGGCTTCTTTTTGCTGGATACTCTAATGGTGACTGTTATGTGTGGGACACGCTTCTTGCCGAG GTAGTGCTTAATTTGGGAACTCTCCAAAACTCTCATGAAGGCCGTATAAGCTGCCTTGGGCTGTCATCCGATGGGAGTGCATTGTGTACAGGAAGCTGGGACAAAAATTTGAAG ATCTGGGCTTTCAGTGGACACCGCAAGATAGTCTGA